One stretch of Acropora muricata isolate sample 2 chromosome 12, ASM3666990v1, whole genome shotgun sequence DNA includes these proteins:
- the LOC136891752 gene encoding cobalamin trafficking protein CblD-like isoform X6, translating to MVKNLRQGAELSTSSADTAVSGNETGSVQPPNWPDTRLGPFAPKDPKFPLPGNVGVDLAQLPQAASFHRRTVSEALLDLESEDVRKAVALDCYVKDISEENYGEEVLRAQNNSSVGTVECSVQQCPEFLHHSFMELFPDIAVHQGQLTVISISQRTKNDMSAWSADVEDERDNLMASFVESAKEICNSLLAGGYWADFIDPSSGTAFFGPHTNSCLFETDERFNHLGFNVTDLGCCKAISHPLWGAFVFVGTIFTNAPANSDALGNSLSKQS from the exons ATGGTAAAGAATTTACGGCAGGGTGCGGAACTAAGTACGTCAAGTGCCGATACTGCAGTGTCTGGTAATGAAACAG GTTCTGTACAACCTCCAAACTGGCCAGATACCAGACTGGGTCCTTTCGCTCCGAAGGACCCTAAATTTCCTCTACCTGGAAACGTTGGTGTCGACCTTGCACAACTTCCGCAAGCAGCTAGCTTTCATAGACGAACTGTTTCTGAGGCCTTGTTAGACTTAGAGTCAGAAGATGTTAGAAAAGCAGTGGCTTTGGACTGTTATGTCAAGGATATTTCGGAAGAGAATTACGGGGAAGAAGTTCTTCGGGCACAG AATAACAGCAGTGTTGGTACAGTGGAATGCAGTGTTCAGCAATGCCCAGAATTCCTTCATCATAGCTTCATGGAGCTGTTTCCTGACATTGCTGTGCACCAAGGCCAGTTAACCGTAATCAGTATCAGCCAGCGTACTAAGAATGACATGAGTGCATGGTCAGCTGATGTGGAAGATGAAAGAGATAACCTCATGGCCAGT TTTGTAGAGAGCGCTAAGGAAATCTGTAACAGCTTACTGGCAGGTGGCTACTGGGCAGACTTCATTGATCCTTCCTCCGGCACAGCA TTCTTTGGACCACACACAAATAGCTGTTTGTTTGAAACAGATGAGCGGTTTAATCACTTGGGCTTCAATGTGACGGACCTCGGGTGCTGTAAGGCCATCTCCCATCCTCTCTGGGGTGCATTTGTATTTGTTGGGACCATTTTTACCAATGCGCCAGCGAATTCAGATGCCCTAGGAAATAGTCTGTCAAAACAGAGTTAA
- the LOC136891752 gene encoding cobalamin trafficking protein CblD-like isoform X4, giving the protein MKGGKKRKRKEDRGTEKALRKTTRAVRYFPNLRAAVNLMVKNLRQGAELSTSSADTAVSGNETGSVQPPNWPDTRLGPFAPKDPKFPLPGNVGVDLAQLPQAASFHRRTVSEALLDLESEDVRKAVALDCYVKDISEENYGEEVLRAQNNSSVGTVECSVQQCPEFLHHSFMELFPDIAVHQGQLTVISISQRTKNDMSAWSADVEDERDNLMASFVESAKEICNSLLAGGYWADFIDPSSGTAFFGPHTNSCLFETDERFNHLGFNVTDLGCCKAISHPLWGAFVFVGTIFTNAPANSDALGNSLSKQS; this is encoded by the exons GCACTGCGAAAGACCACGCGTGCAGTGAGGTATTTCCCAAACCTAAGGGCAGCTGTCAATCTTATGGTAAAGAATTTACGGCAGGGTGCGGAACTAAGTACGTCAAGTGCCGATACTGCAGTGTCTGGTAATGAAACAG GTTCTGTACAACCTCCAAACTGGCCAGATACCAGACTGGGTCCTTTCGCTCCGAAGGACCCTAAATTTCCTCTACCTGGAAACGTTGGTGTCGACCTTGCACAACTTCCGCAAGCAGCTAGCTTTCATAGACGAACTGTTTCTGAGGCCTTGTTAGACTTAGAGTCAGAAGATGTTAGAAAAGCAGTGGCTTTGGACTGTTATGTCAAGGATATTTCGGAAGAGAATTACGGGGAAGAAGTTCTTCGGGCACAG AATAACAGCAGTGTTGGTACAGTGGAATGCAGTGTTCAGCAATGCCCAGAATTCCTTCATCATAGCTTCATGGAGCTGTTTCCTGACATTGCTGTGCACCAAGGCCAGTTAACCGTAATCAGTATCAGCCAGCGTACTAAGAATGACATGAGTGCATGGTCAGCTGATGTGGAAGATGAAAGAGATAACCTCATGGCCAGT TTTGTAGAGAGCGCTAAGGAAATCTGTAACAGCTTACTGGCAGGTGGCTACTGGGCAGACTTCATTGATCCTTCCTCCGGCACAGCA TTCTTTGGACCACACACAAATAGCTGTTTGTTTGAAACAGATGAGCGGTTTAATCACTTGGGCTTCAATGTGACGGACCTCGGGTGCTGTAAGGCCATCTCCCATCCTCTCTGGGGTGCATTTGTATTTGTTGGGACCATTTTTACCAATGCGCCAGCGAATTCAGATGCCCTAGGAAATAGTCTGTCAAAACAGAGTTAA
- the LOC136891752 gene encoding cobalamin trafficking protein CblD-like isoform X5 produces the protein MASKALRKTTRAVRYFPNLRAAVNLMVKNLRQGAELSTSSADTAVSGNETGSVQPPNWPDTRLGPFAPKDPKFPLPGNVGVDLAQLPQAASFHRRTVSEALLDLESEDVRKAVALDCYVKDISEENYGEEVLRAQNNSSVGTVECSVQQCPEFLHHSFMELFPDIAVHQGQLTVISISQRTKNDMSAWSADVEDERDNLMASFVESAKEICNSLLAGGYWADFIDPSSGTAFFGPHTNSCLFETDERFNHLGFNVTDLGCCKAISHPLWGAFVFVGTIFTNAPANSDALGNSLSKQS, from the exons GCACTGCGAAAGACCACGCGTGCAGTGAGGTATTTCCCAAACCTAAGGGCAGCTGTCAATCTTATGGTAAAGAATTTACGGCAGGGTGCGGAACTAAGTACGTCAAGTGCCGATACTGCAGTGTCTGGTAATGAAACAG GTTCTGTACAACCTCCAAACTGGCCAGATACCAGACTGGGTCCTTTCGCTCCGAAGGACCCTAAATTTCCTCTACCTGGAAACGTTGGTGTCGACCTTGCACAACTTCCGCAAGCAGCTAGCTTTCATAGACGAACTGTTTCTGAGGCCTTGTTAGACTTAGAGTCAGAAGATGTTAGAAAAGCAGTGGCTTTGGACTGTTATGTCAAGGATATTTCGGAAGAGAATTACGGGGAAGAAGTTCTTCGGGCACAG AATAACAGCAGTGTTGGTACAGTGGAATGCAGTGTTCAGCAATGCCCAGAATTCCTTCATCATAGCTTCATGGAGCTGTTTCCTGACATTGCTGTGCACCAAGGCCAGTTAACCGTAATCAGTATCAGCCAGCGTACTAAGAATGACATGAGTGCATGGTCAGCTGATGTGGAAGATGAAAGAGATAACCTCATGGCCAGT TTTGTAGAGAGCGCTAAGGAAATCTGTAACAGCTTACTGGCAGGTGGCTACTGGGCAGACTTCATTGATCCTTCCTCCGGCACAGCA TTCTTTGGACCACACACAAATAGCTGTTTGTTTGAAACAGATGAGCGGTTTAATCACTTGGGCTTCAATGTGACGGACCTCGGGTGCTGTAAGGCCATCTCCCATCCTCTCTGGGGTGCATTTGTATTTGTTGGGACCATTTTTACCAATGCGCCAGCGAATTCAGATGCCCTAGGAAATAGTCTGTCAAAACAGAGTTAA
- the LOC136891752 gene encoding cobalamin trafficking protein CblD-like isoform X3 — protein MMAGIKKANDELRYNVDNEALRKTTRAVRYFPNLRAAVNLMVKNLRQGAELSTSSADTAVSGNETGSVQPPNWPDTRLGPFAPKDPKFPLPGNVGVDLAQLPQAASFHRRTVSEALLDLESEDVRKAVALDCYVKDISEENYGEEVLRAQNNSSVGTVECSVQQCPEFLHHSFMELFPDIAVHQGQLTVISISQRTKNDMSAWSADVEDERDNLMASFVESAKEICNSLLAGGYWADFIDPSSGTAFFGPHTNSCLFETDERFNHLGFNVTDLGCCKAISHPLWGAFVFVGTIFTNAPANSDALGNSLSKQS, from the exons GCACTGCGAAAGACCACGCGTGCAGTGAGGTATTTCCCAAACCTAAGGGCAGCTGTCAATCTTATGGTAAAGAATTTACGGCAGGGTGCGGAACTAAGTACGTCAAGTGCCGATACTGCAGTGTCTGGTAATGAAACAG GTTCTGTACAACCTCCAAACTGGCCAGATACCAGACTGGGTCCTTTCGCTCCGAAGGACCCTAAATTTCCTCTACCTGGAAACGTTGGTGTCGACCTTGCACAACTTCCGCAAGCAGCTAGCTTTCATAGACGAACTGTTTCTGAGGCCTTGTTAGACTTAGAGTCAGAAGATGTTAGAAAAGCAGTGGCTTTGGACTGTTATGTCAAGGATATTTCGGAAGAGAATTACGGGGAAGAAGTTCTTCGGGCACAG AATAACAGCAGTGTTGGTACAGTGGAATGCAGTGTTCAGCAATGCCCAGAATTCCTTCATCATAGCTTCATGGAGCTGTTTCCTGACATTGCTGTGCACCAAGGCCAGTTAACCGTAATCAGTATCAGCCAGCGTACTAAGAATGACATGAGTGCATGGTCAGCTGATGTGGAAGATGAAAGAGATAACCTCATGGCCAGT TTTGTAGAGAGCGCTAAGGAAATCTGTAACAGCTTACTGGCAGGTGGCTACTGGGCAGACTTCATTGATCCTTCCTCCGGCACAGCA TTCTTTGGACCACACACAAATAGCTGTTTGTTTGAAACAGATGAGCGGTTTAATCACTTGGGCTTCAATGTGACGGACCTCGGGTGCTGTAAGGCCATCTCCCATCCTCTCTGGGGTGCATTTGTATTTGTTGGGACCATTTTTACCAATGCGCCAGCGAATTCAGATGCCCTAGGAAATAGTCTGTCAAAACAGAGTTAA